In Desulfofundulus kuznetsovii DSM 6115, the following are encoded in one genomic region:
- a CDS encoding ribbon-helix-helix domain-containing protein: MDSREVTKLAVRIPADLHRRIKILSVETGISLQDLVRQALEDYLRQHAGEQAPAK; encoded by the coding sequence ATGGATTCTAGAGAGGTCACCAAGCTGGCCGTCCGCATCCCGGCGGACCTCCACCGGCGGATAAAGATCCTCTCGGTGGAGACCGGCATCTCCCTCCAAGACCTGGTCCGCCAGGCCCTGGAAGACTACCTCCGGCAGCACGCCGGGGAGCAGGCCCCCGCCAAATAG
- a CDS encoding AAA family ATPase, whose translation MRDWDSKSWQRELEKAGYLAPAKVCTALQVAAALEKPLLIEGPPGVGKTFLAKAVARVTGSRLIRLQCYEGIDASQALYEYNYGKQLLYVNILREQIKEKLNGASLKKAVEILDTEAPFWGREFLVNRPVLEALDPGDDVPRVLLVDEIDRSEREFEALLLEALSDFTLSIPEFGTVQARRKPVVFLTSNHTRELSEALRRRCIYLYIDYPSVDEETRIIMANVPGAGREFARKVAQIINVYRKASPRHKPSVAETIDLAVALLATAGENFNTTDVVNVVSTFCKNKEDEPAAENAAQSVLEGEV comes from the coding sequence GTGAGGGATTGGGATTCGAAATCATGGCAGAGAGAACTGGAAAAGGCCGGTTATCTAGCTCCGGCGAAGGTCTGCACGGCCCTGCAGGTGGCCGCTGCTTTAGAGAAACCGCTTTTAATCGAAGGGCCGCCGGGAGTGGGTAAGACGTTTCTGGCAAAGGCTGTCGCCCGGGTGACCGGTTCCCGATTGATCCGCCTGCAGTGCTACGAAGGTATCGACGCATCCCAGGCGCTGTACGAGTACAACTACGGCAAGCAGCTGCTGTACGTCAACATTCTGCGGGAACAGATCAAGGAGAAACTGAACGGTGCGTCTTTGAAAAAGGCCGTAGAGATTCTGGATACGGAAGCGCCGTTCTGGGGCAGGGAGTTTCTGGTGAACCGGCCGGTGCTGGAAGCCCTGGACCCTGGTGACGACGTGCCGCGCGTGCTGCTGGTGGACGAGATAGACCGGTCAGAACGGGAGTTTGAAGCGCTCCTGCTGGAAGCGTTGTCCGACTTCACACTGAGCATACCCGAGTTCGGCACTGTACAGGCCAGAAGAAAGCCGGTAGTGTTTCTGACATCGAACCACACGCGGGAACTTTCGGAAGCACTGCGTCGCCGGTGCATTTACCTTTATATCGACTACCCGTCAGTGGATGAAGAGACCCGGATTATTATGGCCAACGTTCCCGGTGCGGGCAGGGAATTTGCCAGGAAGGTAGCACAGATCATCAACGTATACCGGAAGGCGTCTCCCCGGCACAAGCCGTCAGTGGCCGAGACCATCGATCTGGCAGTTGCGTTACTGGCGACTGCTGGAGAGAACTTTAATACAACTGACGTAGTGAATGTTGTTTCCACGTTCTGCAAAAACAAAGAAGACGAGCCTGCTGCGGAAAATGCTGCGCAGTCAGTACTGGAGGGAGAGGTGTAG
- a CDS encoding DUF3854 domain-containing protein yields the protein MVRLKDFDIIEVAERLGLQFVKKGPGDERIYRCPFCGDSTKHPNKGHLYVNARTGVFKCHRCGEEGNAVTMWAKYHRVDAKTAYRQLRDGEFPECVPVSGENGSGREDGGAGIDERDRVYRKFLELLKLDPPHKADLLRRGLSEVQIHNNLYKSVPQDARFRWRVTRYLLEKGCSLKGIPGFFTRNGRYGPFWDFVSPAGYLIPVKDVQGRIQALQVRLDEGKYIWFSSHGMPNGTSSKAPTHYTGGKGKVWVTEGPLKADVASALLNAPFVGIPGVGAWKDVDGILEVLSCKDPVVAFDADCRTNPNVAKALGDFIRSLKQNGYRPLVASWPASYGKGIDDVFLKLHREEVSSVTLTIEGVPVTIRRTVTTVVSVGK from the coding sequence GTGGTTCGCCTGAAAGATTTCGACATCATCGAAGTCGCTGAAAGGCTCGGCCTCCAGTTCGTCAAAAAAGGCCCCGGGGACGAGCGGATATACAGGTGTCCCTTCTGCGGCGACTCCACCAAGCACCCCAATAAAGGGCACCTGTACGTCAATGCGAGGACCGGGGTTTTTAAGTGCCACCGGTGCGGCGAGGAAGGCAACGCCGTCACCATGTGGGCCAAATACCACAGGGTGGATGCAAAAACCGCTTACAGGCAGCTCCGGGACGGGGAATTCCCGGAGTGCGTGCCGGTCTCCGGGGAAAACGGAAGCGGCAGGGAAGACGGCGGAGCGGGTATAGACGAGAGGGACAGGGTTTACCGGAAGTTTTTGGAGCTCCTCAAGCTCGACCCTCCGCACAAAGCCGACCTCCTGCGGCGGGGCCTGAGTGAGGTGCAGATACACAACAACCTCTATAAATCTGTTCCCCAGGACGCGAGGTTCCGCTGGAGAGTAACCAGGTACCTCCTGGAGAAGGGTTGCTCTCTCAAAGGAATACCTGGTTTTTTCACGCGGAACGGGAGGTACGGCCCCTTCTGGGATTTCGTAAGTCCGGCCGGGTATCTGATCCCGGTGAAGGACGTTCAGGGCAGGATACAGGCCCTGCAGGTCAGGCTGGACGAGGGGAAGTACATCTGGTTTTCGTCCCACGGGATGCCCAACGGGACGTCGTCGAAGGCCCCCACCCACTATACGGGTGGGAAGGGTAAGGTGTGGGTGACGGAAGGCCCCCTGAAAGCTGACGTGGCTTCGGCTCTGCTCAACGCACCCTTTGTGGGCATCCCCGGGGTGGGCGCGTGGAAGGACGTTGACGGGATACTTGAGGTATTGAGCTGCAAAGACCCCGTGGTGGCCTTCGACGCGGATTGCAGGACCAACCCCAACGTCGCGAAGGCTCTCGGGGACTTTATCAGGAGCCTCAAGCAGAACGGGTACCGGCCCCTGGTGGCCAGCTGGCCCGCCTCATACGGCAAGGGGATAGACGACGTGTTCTTGAAACTCCACAGGGAAGAGGTGTCGTCCGTAACCCTTACAATCGAGGGCGTGCCGGTGACCATCAGAAGGACGGTGACCACTGTTGTTTCTGTTGGAAAGTAG
- the dnaN gene encoding DNA polymerase III subunit beta has protein sequence MKFITSKETFESALFAARRAVKLNSPLGILQGIHMTARGDRLEVVGTDTELTIRYTAEVEVTDEGEVIVNAGIYDLVKRLPAGPVEVERAENELLLRYSGSEARVSVYAGEFPAVPSVDGRGIEVDAAEFLNAVGRVYFACYGNHDKPILTGVLFKATPFGLELVASDMNRMNWAYLPADGESEVDAVVPQATLQEALKVLDGDRVTIHVRDNFVVFRGGSVEVFSRTIAGKYPDYRAVIPENFCARVRVKVKDLLETLGRAAVIVDNRNISKVKVDICDKKMTVSASGIGSGITETLEVNHEGDPISMFFRTNYLAEAVKVVGKEEVDIYFTADRPAGKVVDGDDTYFSLILPLIKEAAEAAA, from the coding sequence ATGAAATTCATTACATCCAAAGAAACATTTGAAAGCGCCCTCTTCGCGGCGCGCCGTGCGGTCAAACTCAACAGCCCGCTGGGGATCCTCCAGGGAATCCACATGACGGCCAGGGGCGACCGCCTGGAGGTGGTCGGGACGGACACCGAGCTGACTATCCGTTATACCGCAGAAGTCGAGGTTACAGACGAGGGCGAAGTAATAGTAAACGCTGGGATCTACGACCTTGTAAAGCGGCTGCCGGCGGGTCCCGTGGAAGTCGAGCGGGCGGAAAACGAACTGCTGCTCAGGTATTCCGGCAGCGAAGCCAGGGTCAGCGTATATGCGGGCGAGTTTCCGGCGGTACCCTCTGTCGACGGCAGGGGTATCGAAGTTGATGCTGCGGAATTCTTGAACGCAGTCGGTCGGGTATATTTTGCCTGCTACGGTAATCATGACAAGCCTATTTTAACCGGGGTGCTGTTTAAAGCTACACCCTTCGGCCTAGAGCTAGTAGCATCTGATATGAACCGTATGAACTGGGCGTATCTGCCTGCAGACGGTGAGAGCGAAGTCGACGCGGTAGTCCCGCAGGCCACGCTGCAGGAGGCGTTGAAGGTCCTGGACGGTGACAGGGTGACGATACACGTCCGGGACAACTTCGTAGTTTTCCGGGGCGGGTCGGTGGAAGTATTTTCCCGCACCATCGCGGGGAAATACCCGGATTACAGGGCTGTCATACCGGAAAACTTCTGCGCGCGCGTGCGGGTCAAGGTAAAGGACCTGCTGGAGACGCTGGGCAGAGCTGCCGTAATTGTCGACAATAGAAATATTTCAAAAGTCAAGGTTGACATTTGTGATAAAAAGATGACTGTTTCCGCTTCCGGGATAGGGAGCGGCATAACCGAGACCCTGGAAGTGAACCATGAAGGGGACCCAATTTCGATGTTCTTCAGGACCAACTACCTGGCGGAAGCCGTGAAGGTGGTTGGAAAGGAAGAAGTGGACATTTACTTTACTGCGGACAGGCCCGCAGGAAAAGTGGTGGACGGGGACGACACGTACTTCTCGCTCATTCTGCCGTTAATCAAAGAAGCTGCGGAGGCGGCAGCGTAA
- a CDS encoding RQC domain-containing protein, producing the protein MLVVDDSNRSDVKAALVRGLKPHFGDLDDLIPEKLLWTSKKGSIMLGAVNTGSGICLVRGKFISKNVVDTPEKLEQKLLNISPNQQDYQHIANVVKQLENGMLSAINACAVGRTVGCDNGDDILCQEVISLLYREPPDDPELFENLLSRFQACDIRIVKRKKGKMNLHVKGTAVPKPNRFLFDELAFFAGTAARSAGLRIPDGTVADAVSAARGEHRKFVRKVGMLPMLDTTLDNLLRRKDKKYPKLYSALWKAVNCTHSAEMLDVRFGVNGFDVSCKNCDFKIAYHPNRGVQAYPFFDGNPKLDTFLEHVFTVQKIYTAGKAVRESCAGVAEQMVRELDDTRNSIHPLIRCAPAVSQSLQRAEGFYGDARIGYVDIDGPSGRCCIAGEALPETGVSPGILLGTFRKLLDDCRKKAESIAKSQDVMPFADVIVILRSVLDHNRKFGAGTFTLLLSGSRSKRLDELDLLQSRWYGALRQYRQADIKQVIDWLLNSGLLNVVYKTRHDLPLLSVPNSVIEILDNTEDSQYPENSLPDERVFMRAIDGNDVQTVRDLCEKDFSFALYLKAAEILVPKGKEAKMAKAVFAND; encoded by the coding sequence GTGCTGGTCGTTGACGATTCCAACCGCAGCGATGTAAAGGCCGCGCTGGTGCGCGGCCTCAAACCCCACTTCGGGGACCTGGACGACCTCATCCCGGAGAAGCTGCTCTGGACAAGCAAGAAAGGCTCAATTATGCTGGGTGCAGTGAATACAGGCAGCGGTATTTGTCTTGTACGGGGTAAATTTATATCGAAAAATGTTGTCGATACTCCGGAAAAATTAGAGCAGAAACTTCTCAATATTTCGCCGAATCAGCAAGATTACCAGCATATAGCTAATGTGGTAAAGCAGCTCGAAAATGGAATGCTGTCAGCAATAAACGCATGTGCGGTGGGACGTACGGTCGGTTGTGACAACGGGGATGATATCCTCTGCCAGGAAGTTATTTCCCTGCTCTACCGGGAACCACCGGATGATCCGGAGCTTTTCGAAAATTTGCTGTCCCGATTCCAGGCCTGCGATATTCGTATCGTAAAAAGAAAGAAAGGTAAAATGAACCTGCACGTAAAAGGTACAGCAGTGCCGAAACCGAACCGTTTTTTATTTGACGAACTTGCATTCTTTGCAGGCACAGCAGCCCGGAGTGCCGGTCTGAGAATACCGGACGGGACAGTTGCCGATGCCGTCAGTGCCGCCCGCGGCGAACACCGGAAGTTCGTTCGTAAAGTTGGGATGCTCCCGATGCTAGATACGACCTTAGATAACTTGCTGCGGCGGAAGGACAAAAAATATCCCAAACTTTACTCGGCGCTGTGGAAAGCAGTCAACTGCACGCACAGCGCCGAAATGTTGGACGTCAGGTTCGGTGTCAACGGCTTCGATGTGTCCTGCAAGAACTGCGATTTCAAAATTGCTTATCATCCAAACCGGGGCGTCCAGGCGTACCCGTTTTTCGACGGGAACCCTAAACTAGACACCTTTCTCGAGCATGTTTTTACGGTACAGAAAATATATACCGCAGGTAAAGCGGTCCGGGAAAGTTGCGCTGGCGTAGCGGAGCAAATGGTGCGCGAGCTGGACGATACCCGGAACAGTATTCATCCCCTGATCAGGTGCGCTCCCGCGGTCAGCCAGTCGCTGCAAAGAGCTGAAGGGTTTTACGGTGACGCGCGAATTGGTTACGTAGATATTGATGGCCCGTCAGGCCGTTGTTGCATTGCCGGCGAAGCACTGCCGGAGACCGGTGTGAGTCCCGGAATTTTACTGGGAACGTTCCGCAAGCTGCTGGACGACTGTCGAAAAAAAGCAGAGAGTATTGCAAAGAGCCAGGACGTTATGCCGTTCGCCGATGTCATCGTCATACTGCGGTCTGTACTGGACCACAACAGAAAATTCGGCGCCGGCACGTTCACCCTGCTCCTGAGCGGCAGCAGGTCAAAACGCCTGGACGAGCTGGACCTGCTCCAGTCCAGGTGGTACGGTGCGTTAAGACAGTACCGCCAGGCAGATATTAAGCAGGTCATAGACTGGTTGCTTAACAGCGGCCTGCTGAACGTCGTGTACAAGACCAGGCACGATTTGCCGCTGCTGTCAGTGCCCAATTCGGTTATCGAAATTCTCGATAACACTGAGGATAGTCAATATCCTGAGAACTCGCTCCCGGACGAGCGTGTTTTCATGCGGGCTATCGACGGTAATGACGTTCAGACGGTGCGGGATCTCTGCGAAAAAGACTTTTCTTTCGCTCTGTACCTGAAAGCGGCCGAAATCCTCGTTCCCAAGGGGAAGGAAGCGAAAATGGCGAAGGCGGTGTTTGCCAATGATTAA
- a CDS encoding DnaD domain-containing protein, whose translation MPKNKGWFRLYDRMIDSPQVLELNDSEFRLLISLWCLASSENNHGLVPYSDAAIRRRVMPEKSLEEIRQMLAHLKALDLLAGEEGKYEIPRWDIHQYGYPSRVPENRADYKERNRKTIGKSSESNRKADGESTESGGEGIGKSSESDGKEIGKVDPDTDKDLDIYVCVNNSAREFEKRKGRPISPAEAEFFQQAEEIHGPELVLEAIAEAFRQKKNPHPGYIRGILENWARDGLRTVEDVRRANEKATEKHRKDNGKGEVNGRADPVADGDKYAIPADFYWHDESS comes from the coding sequence GTGCCTAAAAACAAAGGCTGGTTCCGGCTGTACGACAGGATGATAGACAGCCCCCAGGTGCTGGAACTGAATGATTCCGAATTCCGGCTGCTCATCTCGCTGTGGTGCCTGGCCAGCTCGGAAAATAATCACGGCCTGGTGCCATACTCGGACGCGGCCATCCGCCGGCGGGTCATGCCGGAGAAATCCCTGGAGGAAATCCGGCAGATGCTTGCCCACCTGAAGGCGTTGGACCTGCTGGCAGGGGAGGAAGGGAAATACGAAATCCCGCGCTGGGACATCCACCAGTATGGCTACCCGTCCCGCGTGCCGGAAAACAGGGCAGATTATAAGGAAAGAAATCGGAAAACTATCGGAAAGTCATCGGAAAGCAATCGGAAAGCGGACGGGGAGAGTACGGAAAGTGGCGGGGAAGGAATCGGAAAGTCATCGGAAAGCGATGGGAAAGAAATCGGTAAGGTAGATCCAGATACAGATAAAGATCTAGATATATATGTGTGTGTTAATAATAGCGCGCGCGAATTTGAAAAGCGTAAGGGCAGACCAATCTCTCCCGCCGAAGCCGAATTCTTCCAGCAGGCAGAAGAAATCCACGGACCTGAGCTGGTCCTGGAAGCCATCGCAGAAGCCTTCCGCCAGAAGAAAAACCCCCACCCGGGCTATATCCGGGGCATCCTTGAAAACTGGGCGCGGGACGGCCTGCGGACCGTCGAGGATGTACGCCGGGCGAACGAAAAGGCAACGGAAAAACATCGGAAAGACAACGGAAAGGGTGAGGTAAATGGACGGGCTGACCCCGTGGCAGACGGAGATAAGTACGCTATTCCTGCCGACTTCTACTGGCACGACGAAAGCAGCTGA
- a CDS encoding ATP-binding protein, whose amino-acid sequence MEAAAAEIDMAMKTDRICPGCAGLEACVMPTAGWQVFFDEAAADMYRRPSFRWRQCRYRKDAQQKEQEKVMLAPRFQQRSFATFQVTPENKEALEKCRRYADSLSLSTTQGLMLIGPPGTGKTHLAAAIARAALEKRVPAAFVVVPNLLDELRRAVKSDENDVEYMLSALRNAGPNIVACKQA is encoded by the coding sequence TTGGAAGCGGCCGCGGCGGAGATAGACATGGCCATGAAGACGGACCGCATCTGTCCCGGCTGCGCCGGCCTGGAGGCATGCGTCATGCCCACGGCGGGCTGGCAGGTGTTTTTCGATGAAGCCGCCGCTGACATGTACCGCCGCCCGTCCTTCCGCTGGCGGCAGTGCCGGTACAGGAAAGATGCCCAGCAGAAGGAGCAGGAGAAGGTCATGCTGGCGCCCAGGTTCCAGCAGCGCAGTTTCGCCACGTTCCAGGTAACCCCTGAGAACAAGGAAGCCCTGGAGAAGTGCCGGCGGTACGCGGACAGCCTTTCCCTGTCCACTACCCAGGGGCTGATGCTCATCGGCCCGCCCGGGACGGGGAAGACTCACCTGGCGGCGGCGATCGCCAGGGCGGCCCTGGAGAAGCGGGTGCCGGCGGCCTTCGTGGTGGTGCCGAACCTGCTGGACGAGCTGCGCCGGGCCGTCAAAAGCGATGAAAATGATGTCGAATATATGCTAAGTGCTCTCCGGAACGCTGGACCCAACATTGTTGCTTGTAAGCAGGCTTAG
- a CDS encoding VWA domain-containing protein encodes MINALTLEKSLSGFSRFLRQNDMPVAVSETVDAVNAVLAVGPVTLDDFRETLACCFVKSADNISRFNDLFDKYFLRQDVRESAVLAALALRQGLSPVDLPSGAGGQSDDMTTLPEQDGSPTPQGWRKNLAMFGEIPDSFRLFLEGRHRDATLRLIKQPLTISVRKSIPKAVFKAASRGLIRKDDMEDVLNVLRNFAELAREVEKLAALKHRSEPVFGPSAVTRSPAVIGECPPDLLDANIGTRREEMRRVLDMIARQIYTGMARQLGTSNYKKAVDYKATIRQSLRTLGEPFSVVRRARKRRLRRLVTICDVSGSVKYATELLFCFMYELHRAFEGRARHYVFVSAVDDVTAYFEEPDFERCLAGISRAGIDFRGYSDYGAMFRMFAEEYASHVDSDTVVLVLGDARNNRRADGREVLAGLNARARAVIWLNPEDPAKWDRGDSIIGVYRRCVSRVVDISTFGNLLGFLTDLPKMVLAR; translated from the coding sequence ATGATTAACGCACTTACCCTGGAAAAGTCACTGTCCGGCTTCAGCCGGTTCCTGCGGCAGAACGACATGCCCGTAGCCGTTTCCGAAACCGTGGACGCGGTTAACGCCGTGCTGGCAGTCGGGCCGGTTACACTGGACGATTTCAGGGAAACGCTCGCCTGCTGTTTTGTGAAGAGCGCGGACAATATCTCCCGGTTCAACGACCTGTTCGACAAATATTTCCTGCGCCAGGACGTCCGGGAGTCTGCCGTTCTGGCTGCACTCGCCCTGCGCCAGGGCCTCTCTCCCGTCGACTTGCCCAGTGGCGCGGGCGGACAGTCGGATGACATGACAACGCTGCCGGAGCAGGACGGGAGTCCGACACCGCAGGGCTGGCGGAAAAACCTCGCGATGTTCGGTGAAATACCAGACTCCTTCCGGTTATTCCTGGAAGGCAGGCACCGGGACGCCACCCTGCGCTTGATTAAACAGCCGCTGACCATTTCGGTCCGCAAGTCCATCCCAAAAGCGGTTTTCAAAGCCGCTTCCCGGGGTTTGATTCGAAAGGACGATATGGAAGATGTCCTCAATGTTCTCAGAAATTTTGCGGAGCTGGCCCGGGAAGTGGAAAAATTGGCCGCTCTCAAACACCGGTCGGAACCGGTGTTCGGTCCCAGCGCGGTCACCCGTTCGCCGGCAGTCATCGGTGAATGCCCGCCGGACCTGCTAGATGCGAATATTGGTACGCGGCGGGAGGAGATGCGCCGGGTGCTGGACATGATCGCCCGCCAGATTTATACAGGTATGGCCAGACAGTTAGGTACTTCAAACTACAAGAAAGCTGTAGATTACAAGGCGACAATCAGGCAGAGTTTGAGGACGCTGGGCGAACCGTTCAGCGTGGTGAGGCGGGCCAGGAAGAGGCGCTTGCGCCGGCTGGTCACAATCTGCGATGTTTCCGGTTCGGTCAAATATGCTACGGAGCTGCTGTTTTGCTTCATGTACGAGCTGCACCGGGCGTTTGAGGGCCGGGCGAGGCACTATGTGTTTGTCAGCGCAGTCGACGACGTGACAGCCTATTTCGAGGAGCCGGACTTCGAGCGGTGTCTGGCCGGCATTTCCCGTGCAGGTATAGACTTCCGGGGATATTCCGACTACGGCGCGATGTTCAGGATGTTTGCTGAGGAATACGCATCGCACGTGGACAGCGACACGGTGGTGCTCGTCCTGGGCGACGCCCGGAACAACAGGCGTGCGGACGGCCGGGAGGTGCTGGCGGGGTTGAACGCCCGGGCGCGGGCGGTGATATGGCTGAACCCGGAAGACCCGGCCAAGTGGGACCGCGGGGACTCCATCATCGGCGTGTACCGCCGCTGCGTCAGCCGGGTGGTAGACATAAGCACGTTCGGCAACCTGCTAGGCTTCCTGACCGACCTGCCGAAGATGGTCTTAGCGAGATGA
- a CDS encoding AAA family ATPase → MKINRLFLHNFRNHEHTEIVLDAINILVGKNAAGKSSIKHAIEYLLTGRVTGLTDEAGRGAAEVLPRHGADAATVEADIEGLGTVTRSTTGGLAVEGMKGSARDQQEALCRFVGASPDVISAAINTGRFLSLPPAEQKALLFRLLGFTFTKDRFLAHIPPECRDVFDRLYPPGLAGGAEVFDRLEKVFRDERRAAKKTLKELETLAAGSPGESSLPPGAWENREQIRQQLADLKRQRDDLLQTRARASEAGKQRRELEREIAALEEKLAGLRAREEELRPQGDDRALANYTESMTARMDVLAKQLETLRNERILAASHLESHRQNKEGWQNLIERIKADERCPLGPGIVCTADRTAMVKQVERDLAAVDGHIEKAAAEVKRLEEEAARVEAELNEARAKLDEHRRQIQEWQLVASQVKQAEETLERFRQALASLAEYDPDDLARLEQDLEALEKRITAGEDLVQRLAVEESRRKEQEKLAARVEQACAEVEALEILVELFGPKGLRQRLLADVLDRLQARADERMQLLTGGEYRVQFSAEGKDGFAVTVFRNDIPRTVNQLSTSERLRLGVVMQDILNGLTGLGLMVIDDAETLDPQNKMALVNMLLKIRSEYETIIVLSALGETVPRNPGIPGLAMFLVEDGTVRPIPAPAAMTA, encoded by the coding sequence ATGAAGATAAACCGCCTTTTCCTGCACAACTTCCGCAACCACGAACACACGGAAATTGTCCTGGATGCCATTAATATCCTGGTCGGCAAAAACGCCGCCGGCAAGTCCTCCATCAAGCACGCCATCGAGTACCTGCTGACCGGCAGGGTCACCGGGCTGACCGATGAAGCCGGGCGCGGGGCCGCCGAGGTCCTGCCCCGGCACGGGGCCGATGCGGCTACCGTAGAGGCCGACATCGAGGGCCTGGGCACGGTCACCCGCTCCACCACCGGCGGCCTGGCGGTGGAGGGCATGAAAGGGTCCGCCAGAGACCAGCAGGAAGCCCTGTGCAGGTTCGTGGGCGCTTCCCCGGACGTAATCAGCGCGGCCATCAACACCGGCAGGTTCCTGTCGCTGCCCCCGGCGGAACAGAAGGCCCTGCTGTTCCGGTTGCTGGGGTTTACCTTCACGAAAGACAGGTTCCTGGCGCACATCCCGCCGGAATGCCGGGATGTGTTTGACCGGCTTTACCCTCCCGGCTTGGCCGGTGGTGCCGAGGTCTTTGACCGGCTGGAGAAGGTTTTCCGGGACGAGAGACGGGCCGCGAAAAAGACGCTGAAAGAACTGGAGACCCTGGCCGCCGGTTCCCCAGGGGAATCATCCCTGCCGCCCGGGGCCTGGGAGAACCGGGAGCAGATCCGTCAGCAGCTGGCCGACCTGAAGAGACAGCGGGACGACCTGTTGCAGACCCGTGCCCGGGCGAGCGAGGCCGGGAAGCAGCGCCGGGAACTGGAGCGGGAAATCGCGGCCCTGGAAGAAAAACTGGCCGGACTGCGGGCGAGGGAGGAAGAACTGCGCCCCCAGGGTGACGACAGAGCCCTGGCCAACTATACCGAATCCATGACCGCCCGCATGGACGTGCTGGCAAAGCAATTGGAAACACTCCGGAACGAGCGCATCCTGGCTGCCAGTCACCTGGAGAGCCACAGGCAAAACAAAGAAGGTTGGCAGAATCTCATCGAGCGCATCAAGGCGGATGAGCGCTGCCCCCTGGGGCCGGGGATAGTGTGCACCGCCGACCGTACGGCTATGGTCAAGCAGGTAGAACGGGACCTGGCTGCAGTGGACGGGCACATTGAGAAGGCCGCGGCCGAGGTGAAGCGGCTGGAAGAAGAGGCGGCCCGGGTGGAGGCTGAGCTGAACGAGGCCAGGGCCAAACTGGACGAACACCGCCGGCAAATCCAGGAGTGGCAGCTTGTTGCCAGCCAGGTGAAGCAGGCGGAGGAAACCCTGGAGCGCTTCCGCCAGGCCCTGGCTTCCCTGGCCGAATACGACCCTGACGACCTGGCCCGGCTGGAGCAGGACCTGGAGGCCCTGGAAAAGCGGATTACCGCCGGTGAGGACCTGGTGCAGCGCCTGGCTGTGGAGGAATCCCGCCGTAAGGAACAGGAAAAGCTGGCCGCGCGGGTGGAACAGGCCTGTGCGGAGGTGGAGGCCCTGGAAATCCTGGTAGAGCTGTTCGGGCCGAAGGGACTGCGGCAGCGGCTGCTGGCCGACGTGCTGGACCGCCTGCAGGCCCGGGCGGACGAACGGATGCAGCTGCTGACCGGCGGGGAGTACAGGGTCCAGTTCAGCGCCGAGGGCAAGGACGGCTTTGCGGTGACGGTATTCCGGAACGACATACCCAGAACGGTTAATCAGTTATCCACCAGCGAACGCCTGCGCCTGGGCGTGGTCATGCAGGACATCCTGAACGGCCTGACCGGGCTGGGGCTGATGGTCATCGACGACGCCGAGACCCTGGACCCGCAGAACAAGATGGCCCTGGTAAACATGCTCCTGAAAATCCGTAGCGAGTACGAGACCATCATCGTGCTGTCCGCCCTGGGCGAGACGGTGCCTAGAAACCCGGGGATCCCGGGGCTGGCGATGTTCCTGGTGGAGGACGGGACAGTGAGGCCAATACCGGCGCCGGCGGCGATGACGGCTTAA
- a CDS encoding HD domain-containing protein, protein MVRVELFAEELAAIADPSYRAFAVACLEFAPQEFWTAPASSSGKHHPEFARGEGGLVRHTKAAVRVALDLLRAFPELEPERDVIITAILLHDTCKVDPETGRTDPDHPLLPGKRYERFAGMLPPGGYEEVMALVEAHMGVWGPVDVWKMSPPLPERMGAALLVHLADYVASREWVSENVLEGC, encoded by the coding sequence ATGGTCAGAGTCGAGTTATTTGCTGAAGAGCTGGCCGCGATCGCCGACCCGTCGTACAGAGCTTTCGCGGTAGCGTGTCTGGAATTTGCCCCACAGGAGTTTTGGACCGCCCCGGCGTCATCTTCGGGGAAGCACCACCCGGAGTTTGCGCGGGGTGAAGGCGGGCTGGTGCGGCACACGAAGGCGGCGGTCAGGGTGGCTCTGGACCTGCTCCGGGCGTTTCCTGAACTGGAGCCGGAAAGAGACGTGATCATCACAGCTATCCTGCTGCACGACACCTGCAAGGTAGACCCGGAGACCGGGCGGACCGATCCGGATCATCCGCTGCTGCCGGGGAAGCGGTACGAGAGGTTTGCGGGGATGCTCCCGCCCGGCGGGTATGAAGAAGTCATGGCGCTCGTCGAGGCGCACATGGGTGTCTGGGGGCCGGTAGATGTCTGGAAGATGTCCCCGCCCCTGCCGGAGAGAATGGGCGCGGCGCTGCTGGTCCACCTGGCTGACTATGTTGCCAGCCGGGAGTGGGTGTCGGAAAACGTACTGGAGGGTTGCTGA